From Candidatus Binataceae bacterium, the proteins below share one genomic window:
- a CDS encoding acyl-CoA dehydrogenase family protein, giving the protein MRRDIFTEEHEMFRTQVRRFVESELVPKIPEWNRVGMSDRESWRKMGAAGFLGANVPAEYGGAGADFLYDAIVIEELAWARAHGLMMGLHSDIILPYLVTYGSEEQKRRWVPGAVRGELILAVAMTEPGTGSDLAAVATTARRDGDSYVINGSKMFISNGQIADLVVVVVKTDPKAVPAHRGVSLIVVERDTPGFVRGRKLDKLGLRGQDTSELFFDDCRVPAANLLGREGAGFKMLMEKLQQERLVCAVGALTSARRCLEDTVAYTRQRKAFGKPIAAFQNTQFKLAEMMTEVEVGQAFVDRLLAAHVRGDEVVTEVSMAKWWTTELLKRVASQCLQLHGGYGFMLEFPVATDYADAAVQTIYAGTNEIMKVIIARRMGLESRE; this is encoded by the coding sequence ATGCGACGCGACATTTTCACCGAAGAGCACGAGATGTTCCGCACCCAGGTGCGCCGCTTCGTCGAAAGCGAGCTGGTGCCGAAGATTCCCGAATGGAATCGGGTCGGGATGAGCGACCGCGAGAGCTGGCGCAAGATGGGGGCGGCGGGCTTTCTGGGCGCCAACGTGCCCGCCGAGTACGGCGGCGCCGGCGCGGACTTCCTCTATGACGCGATCGTGATCGAGGAGCTGGCGTGGGCGCGCGCGCACGGCCTGATGATGGGCCTGCACTCGGACATCATCCTGCCCTACCTCGTGACCTATGGCAGCGAGGAGCAGAAGCGCCGCTGGGTGCCGGGCGCGGTCCGCGGCGAGCTTATCCTGGCGGTCGCGATGACCGAGCCGGGCACCGGCTCCGACCTCGCTGCGGTCGCGACCACCGCGCGGCGCGACGGTGATAGCTACGTTATCAACGGCTCCAAGATGTTCATCTCCAACGGCCAGATCGCCGACCTCGTGGTGGTGGTGGTCAAGACCGATCCCAAGGCGGTGCCGGCCCATCGCGGTGTCAGCCTGATCGTGGTCGAGCGCGACACCCCAGGCTTCGTGCGCGGGCGCAAGCTGGACAAGCTCGGGCTGCGCGGACAGGACACCAGCGAGTTGTTCTTCGACGATTGCCGTGTGCCGGCTGCCAATTTGCTCGGGCGCGAGGGCGCGGGTTTCAAGATGCTGATGGAAAAGCTCCAGCAGGAGCGCCTGGTATGCGCGGTCGGAGCGCTCACCAGCGCGCGACGCTGCCTGGAGGACACCGTCGCCTACACCCGCCAGCGCAAGGCCTTCGGCAAGCCGATTGCGGCCTTCCAGAACACGCAGTTCAAGCTCGCCGAGATGATGACCGAGGTCGAGGTTGGCCAGGCCTTCGTTGACCGCCTGCTTGCCGCCCACGTGCGCGGCGACGAGGTCGTCACCGAGGTCAGCATGGCGAAATGGTGGACCACCGAGCTGCTCAAGCGGGTTGCCAGCCAGTGCCTGCAACTGCACGGCGGCTACGGCTTCATGCTGGAGTTCCCGGTGGCGACCGACTACGCCGACGCCGCGGTGCAGACGATCTACGCCGGCACCAATGAGATCATGAAAGTGATAATCGCGCGCCGGATGGGGCTGGAGTCGCGCGAGTAA
- a CDS encoding antibiotic biosynthesis monooxygenase, whose amino-acid sequence MTQEKQPRGRVMVVFRFRMREDLTAAEREEYNATAQRLMELTSGMPGFVSIREWHNKGETLGITEWASLEALAAWRDHPEHRKAQERGRELFYAEYDVSICQPLHQYSFKRAQ is encoded by the coding sequence ATGACTCAGGAAAAGCAGCCGCGCGGCCGCGTGATGGTCGTCTTCCGTTTTCGCATGCGCGAGGATCTGACGGCGGCCGAGCGCGAGGAATACAACGCTACGGCTCAGCGCCTGATGGAGCTCACCTCGGGGATGCCCGGGTTCGTCTCGATTCGCGAGTGGCATAACAAGGGCGAGACGCTGGGGATCACTGAATGGGCGTCGCTCGAGGCGCTCGCCGCATGGCGCGACCATCCCGAGCATCGCAAGGCCCAGGAGCGCGGCCGCGAGTTGTTCTATGCCGAGTACGACGTGAGCATTTGTCAGCCGCTCCATCAGTACAGCTTCAAGCGCGCCCAGTGA
- a CDS encoding mercuric reductase, with protein MAEAAVLAPLDEHNLSLLANVRPAGWVNPEPAARYNLVVVGAGTAGLVAAAGAAGLGARVALVERGLMGGDCLNFGCVPSKALIRAARASAEVNRAAGCGLAAQPARAEFGVVMGRMRRLRAELSRNDSAARFRQLGVDVFLGEARFIGADEVEVGKARLRFARALVATGARAAAPPIPGLAEAGFLTNETVFSLTEMPRRLAVIGAGPIGCELAQAFRRFGAEVWMLEALDQILPREDRDAAAIVERVLVGEGIEVLTGCKVTGVVRGAASRSVCFEYRGAAREIEVDEILVTAGRAPNVEGLGLERAGVEYDRKLGIRVDDYLRTTNPRIYAAGDVCSALQFTHLADAHARIVLRNALFFGHARASRLVVPWCTYTDPEIAHVGLSEADAASRGVAIRTFKHEMGAVDRAVLDGETEGFVKVHVAEGSDRIVGATLVARHAGEMIGELTMAIQARIGLGTIAEMIHPYPTQAEAIKKIADAYNRSRLTAPRKRLLARYFAWRR; from the coding sequence ATGGCGGAAGCAGCGGTTCTTGCACCACTGGACGAGCACAACCTTTCGCTGCTCGCCAACGTCCGTCCCGCCGGATGGGTCAATCCGGAACCGGCGGCGCGTTACAACCTGGTCGTGGTTGGCGCGGGCACGGCGGGATTGGTCGCGGCGGCGGGCGCGGCGGGACTCGGCGCGCGCGTCGCGCTGGTCGAGCGCGGGCTGATGGGCGGCGACTGCCTGAACTTCGGATGCGTCCCCTCGAAGGCGCTGATTCGCGCGGCGCGCGCGAGTGCCGAGGTGAACCGGGCGGCGGGCTGCGGGCTCGCGGCGCAGCCGGCGCGCGCCGAGTTCGGCGTTGTGATGGGGCGGATGCGCCGGCTGCGCGCCGAGCTTAGCCGCAACGATTCGGCCGCGCGCTTCAGGCAACTCGGCGTCGATGTCTTCCTGGGCGAAGCTCGCTTTATCGGCGCCGACGAAGTCGAGGTCGGCAAGGCGCGGCTGCGCTTTGCGCGCGCGCTCGTCGCGACCGGCGCGCGTGCGGCGGCGCCGCCGATCCCGGGGCTGGCCGAGGCTGGATTCCTGACCAACGAAACGGTCTTCTCGCTGACCGAGATGCCGCGGCGGCTCGCGGTAATCGGCGCAGGGCCGATCGGATGCGAGCTGGCGCAAGCGTTTCGCCGCTTCGGCGCCGAAGTCTGGATGCTCGAAGCGCTGGACCAGATACTGCCGCGCGAAGACCGCGACGCGGCTGCGATCGTTGAGCGCGTGCTCGTCGGAGAAGGCATCGAGGTGCTAACAGGGTGCAAGGTGACAGGCGTCGTGCGTGGCGCCGCCAGTCGCTCGGTGTGCTTCGAGTATCGCGGCGCGGCGCGCGAGATCGAAGTGGACGAAATCCTGGTCACCGCCGGGCGGGCACCCAATGTCGAGGGCCTCGGGCTCGAGCGGGCCGGCGTCGAATACGATCGCAAACTCGGAATCAGGGTTGACGACTATCTGCGTACCACCAACCCGCGCATCTACGCGGCGGGCGACGTGTGTTCGGCGCTCCAGTTCACCCATCTGGCGGACGCTCACGCCCGGATCGTGCTGCGCAACGCGCTGTTTTTCGGCCACGCGCGCGCCAGCCGACTGGTCGTGCCGTGGTGCACGTATACTGACCCGGAAATCGCGCACGTAGGGTTGAGCGAGGCGGACGCGGCGTCGCGCGGGGTCGCGATTCGAACCTTCAAGCATGAGATGGGTGCGGTGGATCGCGCCGTGCTCGACGGCGAGACCGAGGGATTCGTCAAGGTGCATGTGGCCGAGGGCAGCGACCGGATTGTCGGCGCGACGCTGGTCGCGCGCCACGCCGGCGAGATGATCGGCGAATTGACGATGGCTATCCAGGCGCGGATCGGGCTCGGCACAATCGCCGAGATGATCCATCCGTACCCCACCCAGGCCGAAGCGATCAAAAAGATCGCCGACGCTTACAACCGCTCGCGGCTGACTGCGCCGCGCAAGCGGCTGCTCGCGCGCTACTTCGCTTGGCGTCGCTAG
- a CDS encoding peroxiredoxin: MAVHLGSVAPDFTQESTEGTIHFHEWIGNHWAVLFSHPKDFTPVCTTELGQVAKLKSEFDKRDCKVIALSVDDVNSHRGWVKDIEETQHTKLNYPILGDADRKVSKLYDMIHPEANDTLTVRSVFIIDPNKKVRLSITYPASTGRNFNEILRVIDSLQLTDKYSVATPVDWKQGDECVIVPSLTDPKVLKEKFPKGYRELRPYLRMTPQPPHK; this comes from the coding sequence ATGGCAGTACATCTTGGAAGCGTGGCTCCGGATTTCACTCAGGAGTCAACCGAGGGCACGATTCATTTTCATGAATGGATTGGCAATCACTGGGCCGTGCTGTTCTCCCATCCCAAGGACTTCACGCCCGTGTGCACGACCGAGCTTGGCCAGGTGGCGAAGCTCAAGTCGGAATTCGACAAGCGCGACTGCAAGGTGATCGCGCTCAGCGTGGACGACGTAAACTCGCACAGGGGCTGGGTCAAGGACATTGAGGAGACCCAGCACACCAAGCTGAATTACCCGATTCTGGGCGACGCCGATCGCAAGGTCTCGAAGCTGTATGACATGATCCATCCGGAGGCCAACGATACGCTCACCGTGCGTTCGGTGTTCATCATCGACCCCAACAAGAAGGTCCGGCTGTCGATCACTTATCCGGCGAGCACCGGGCGCAACTTCAACGAGATCCTGCGTGTGATCGACTCGCTCCAGCTCACCGACAAGTACTCGGTGGCGACGCCGGTGGACTGGAAGCAGGGCGACGAGTGCGTGATCGTGCCCTCGCTCACCGATCCCAAGGTGCTCAAGGAAAAGTTCCCCAAGGGCTACCGCGAACTGCGGCCGTATCTGCGGATGACCCCGCAGCCGCCGCACAAATAA
- a CDS encoding trehalose-6-phosphate synthase: MEHNGPQRLPLATPAIANGSLRRDGRRLIVMSNRAPIRIVREGSRQRIEPTVGGVGTTFLRLLERQGGLWIAWSGSKKAPERLMMPPGSSVPRFQIVFCPLSERDISHYYYGMCNRGLWPLMHFMTANCHFDAAQWRCYEAVNRRFAELAAAEAADDNVLWVQDFHLALVPQRFRALRPRVPIGLFWHVPFPPEQLFRVFPWRAEMLEGMLGADLIGFHTRPYAIQFLNCCERILGLRVDRSSGEVATARGIVRVGIFPLGIPADYFAKLAQTPRVRELTRRIRRAVRTPHVVLGVDRLDYTKGILERLLGFERFLETNPGFHRRVTLVLIAVPSRTKVADYAMLKRQLDELVGRVIGRFSSEGWVPIRYLYTQFGAEELVAYYQAADVALLTPLRDGMNLVAKEYVASHLADDGVLILSEFAGAADELTDALLVNPYDVDAIAARLRQAFEMGPDERAARLRKLRAHIHRNNLERWSERFLDTLLPERTLAAQASAGG, translated from the coding sequence ATGGAGCACAACGGTCCGCAGAGATTGCCCCTCGCAACTCCGGCCATCGCCAACGGCTCGCTGCGTCGCGATGGCCGCCGGCTCATCGTGATGTCCAACCGCGCGCCGATCCGGATCGTGCGCGAGGGCTCCCGGCAGCGGATCGAGCCAACCGTCGGCGGCGTCGGGACCACCTTTCTGCGCCTGCTCGAGCGTCAGGGCGGGCTGTGGATTGCGTGGTCGGGAAGCAAGAAGGCGCCCGAGCGGCTGATGATGCCGCCGGGCAGCAGCGTGCCGCGCTTCCAGATCGTGTTCTGCCCGCTTAGCGAGCGCGACATTTCGCACTACTACTACGGAATGTGCAATCGCGGGCTGTGGCCACTGATGCACTTCATGACCGCCAACTGCCACTTCGACGCGGCGCAATGGCGCTGTTACGAGGCGGTCAACCGCAGGTTCGCCGAGCTGGCCGCAGCCGAGGCCGCCGACGACAACGTCTTGTGGGTGCAGGATTTCCATCTCGCGCTGGTGCCCCAGCGCTTCCGCGCGCTGCGCCCGCGGGTCCCGATCGGGCTGTTCTGGCACGTGCCGTTTCCGCCCGAGCAGCTCTTCCGCGTCTTCCCCTGGCGCGCGGAGATGCTCGAAGGGATGCTGGGCGCTGACCTGATCGGTTTCCATACCCGGCCCTACGCGATCCAGTTTCTCAACTGCTGCGAACGCATCCTCGGTCTGCGCGTCGACCGCAGCAGCGGCGAGGTGGCGACTGCGCGCGGCATCGTGCGGGTCGGCATCTTTCCACTCGGGATTCCGGCCGACTACTTCGCCAAGCTCGCGCAAACCCCGCGCGTGCGCGAGCTCACCCGGCGCATCCGCCGCGCCGTGCGCACGCCGCACGTCGTGCTCGGCGTCGATCGGCTCGATTACACCAAGGGCATCCTGGAGCGCTTGCTCGGCTTCGAGCGGTTCCTTGAAACCAATCCGGGCTTCCATCGCCGAGTCACGCTGGTGCTGATAGCGGTCCCCTCGCGCACCAAGGTCGCCGACTACGCGATGCTCAAACGCCAGCTCGACGAGCTGGTCGGCCGGGTCATCGGGCGCTTCTCCTCCGAGGGTTGGGTCCCGATCCGTTATCTTTACACCCAGTTCGGCGCCGAGGAGCTGGTCGCCTACTACCAGGCCGCCGACGTCGCGCTGCTGACGCCGCTGCGCGACGGGATGAACCTGGTCGCCAAGGAATACGTCGCCTCTCACCTCGCCGATGACGGCGTGCTCATCCTGAGCGAGTTTGCGGGCGCGGCCGACGAGCTGACCGACGCGCTGCTGGTCAACCCCTACGACGTCGACGCGATCGCCGCGCGGCTCAGGCAGGCCTTCGAGATGGGCCCCGACGAGCGCGCCGCGCGCCTGCGCAAGCTGCGCGCCCACATCCATCGCAACAACCTCGAGCGTTGGTCGGAGCGCTTCCTTGACACCCTGCTGCCCGAGCGGACCCTTGCCGCACAGGCCTCCGCCGGAGGATAG
- the otsB gene encoding trehalose-phosphatase: MLEELARRAPLLLCLDYDGTIAEIVSRPALARPIAGVVDALRALARHPERVAPAIVSGRPIAELRRMTGLGDEVMFAGVHGLEIAGRDAVVRVPAEAAQCAVEIDRVRDFLRRNADPAAGFEVEDKRLSVALHYRNADPVAAAALCARLEQLVRAETPSLRAAHNKMVLEALPRAASKGAALRALSAAAGPAFVPVYFGDDRTDEDAFAELGERGVAVMVGQPRPTRAPWRVDAPADVARLVIGLAAALDRAAAGGSLA, translated from the coding sequence ATGCTCGAAGAGCTCGCGCGCCGTGCTCCGCTCCTGCTCTGCCTCGATTACGACGGCACGATCGCCGAAATCGTAAGCCGCCCTGCGCTTGCCCGTCCGATCGCGGGTGTGGTCGACGCGCTACGCGCGCTGGCGCGCCATCCTGAGCGCGTCGCCCCCGCGATCGTAAGCGGGCGGCCGATCGCCGAGTTGCGCCGGATGACCGGGCTGGGCGACGAGGTGATGTTCGCCGGCGTGCACGGGCTGGAGATCGCCGGACGCGACGCCGTTGTGCGCGTGCCGGCCGAGGCCGCGCAGTGCGCCGTCGAGATAGACCGGGTGCGTGACTTTTTGCGCCGCAACGCCGACCCCGCCGCCGGCTTCGAGGTCGAGGACAAGCGGCTTTCGGTCGCGCTCCATTACCGCAACGCCGACCCCGTCGCGGCGGCGGCGCTGTGCGCGCGGCTGGAGCAGTTGGTGCGCGCTGAGACGCCGAGTCTTCGCGCCGCGCACAACAAGATGGTGCTTGAAGCGCTGCCCCGGGCCGCCTCCAAGGGTGCCGCGCTGCGCGCGCTGAGCGCCGCGGCCGGCCCCGCCTTTGTGCCGGTTTACTTCGGCGACGACCGCACTGACGAGGACGCCTTCGCCGAGCTCGGCGAGCGCGGTGTGGCGGTGATGGTTGGCCAGCCGCGCCCGACGCGCGCGCCTTGGCGCGTGGACGCGCCGGCCGACGTCGCCCGCCTGGTCATCGGTCTTGCCGCGGCGCTCGACCGCGCGGCCGCCGGCGGGTCATTGGCCTGA
- a CDS encoding extracellular solute-binding protein codes for MAALILALVGTGCERGRAPARQLNVALALFPNEAANYRRFVRPFEAASGARVNLIAQSYGDLLDVLRASAGTPRGGALDLVELDLAMLGEARYAVRPLDAIVPRSARALFPAVAWDAATHGGRLYFVPHRLMWEAMIYNRREVRRPPATWDELARFAHAHPGKLALKAARYEGAVCDVMPFVWAAGGDALDPRAPGAREAFGFLSTLAPYLNPESAVFREMSVLEAQARGAVWIHFNWPFAIGYLASKGLAPGEDLSAPLPAGPDGRRATPLGGGYLAIPRSASHPELAAEFIRYLLTAGTQRRLSADLGWYGSVAPPAQSAEAALYAGFAAMRPYVRARPAIRCYTALSNRWQRALRALLFDGDSPSAALAIAAAGGTVQETFAGGCAAR; via the coding sequence TTGGCGGCGCTGATACTCGCGCTGGTCGGTACGGGATGTGAGCGCGGGCGCGCGCCGGCGCGCCAGCTCAACGTCGCGCTGGCGCTGTTTCCCAACGAGGCCGCGAATTACCGTCGCTTCGTGCGCCCATTCGAGGCCGCTTCGGGCGCGCGCGTCAACCTTATTGCTCAGAGCTACGGCGATCTCCTCGACGTCCTACGTGCGTCGGCGGGCACCCCGCGCGGCGGCGCGCTCGACCTCGTCGAGCTCGACCTGGCGATGCTGGGCGAGGCGCGCTACGCCGTGCGCCCGCTGGACGCGATCGTGCCGCGGTCGGCGCGCGCGCTGTTTCCCGCCGTCGCGTGGGACGCCGCGACTCACGGCGGCCGTCTCTATTTCGTGCCGCATCGCCTGATGTGGGAGGCAATGATCTACAACCGGCGCGAGGTGCGCCGTCCGCCGGCGACCTGGGACGAGCTCGCGCGTTTCGCCCACGCTCATCCGGGCAAGCTCGCGCTCAAGGCGGCACGCTACGAGGGCGCGGTGTGCGACGTGATGCCGTTTGTATGGGCCGCCGGCGGCGACGCGCTCGATCCGCGCGCGCCGGGCGCGCGCGAAGCCTTCGGGTTTCTCAGCACCCTTGCGCCGTATCTCAACCCGGAGTCGGCCGTGTTCCGCGAAATGTCGGTGCTCGAAGCGCAGGCGCGCGGCGCGGTCTGGATCCATTTCAACTGGCCGTTTGCGATCGGCTACCTGGCCTCCAAGGGGCTCGCGCCCGGCGAGGATCTGAGCGCGCCGCTGCCGGCCGGGCCCGACGGGCGGCGCGCCACGCCGCTCGGCGGCGGCTACCTGGCGATTCCGCGCTCGGCCTCCCATCCGGAGCTCGCCGCCGAATTCATCAGGTATCTCCTGACGGCCGGCACGCAGCGGCGGCTCAGCGCCGACCTCGGATGGTACGGTTCGGTTGCGCCACCCGCGCAAAGCGCCGAGGCCGCGCTGTACGCGGGGTTCGCCGCGATGCGCCCGTACGTGCGCGCGCGGCCGGCGATCCGATGCTATACGGCTCTGAGTAACCGATGGCAGCGCGCGCTCCGCGCCCTGCTCTTCGACGGCGACTCGCCGTCCGCCGCGCTGGCCATCGCCGCCGCCGGCGGCACCGTGCAGGAAACGTTTGCCGGCGGATGCGCCGCGCGATGA
- a CDS encoding sugar ABC transporter permease: protein MRAVFIAVPALFMAIFLVLPAVSGAVLSFDVGGRLSLGNYRALLGDRMFWRALLGNLAIPLGSLAIEFALALGLALYLGARRKPPAAVEVAAILPFAIPEIVLLAIARYIFIPRGYLNGALLAAGGAPLGWLRPGSALASLVVMAVDAWHVTPVVMLILLAGLQTIPPELYEAAALDGAGALQTFRHVTLPLLTPALVGALVLRGVDALRIFSTTLVLTGAEGTPVLSTYAYLLWSDSQEPRVAMAAAMMLAAMVTLMGLAGIALGRRFGASGVAA from the coding sequence ATGAGAGCCGTGTTCATCGCCGTGCCGGCGCTCTTCATGGCGATTTTCCTGGTGCTGCCGGCGGTAAGCGGCGCCGTGCTCTCGTTCGACGTCGGCGGCCGCCTGTCGCTCGGCAACTACCGCGCGCTGCTCGGCGACCGGATGTTCTGGCGCGCGCTGCTCGGCAACCTGGCGATTCCGCTCGGCAGCCTCGCGATCGAATTTGCGCTGGCGCTCGGGCTTGCGCTCTACCTTGGCGCACGGCGCAAGCCGCCGGCGGCAGTCGAGGTCGCGGCGATTCTGCCGTTCGCGATTCCCGAGATCGTCCTGCTCGCGATCGCCCGCTACATCTTTATCCCGCGCGGCTACCTCAACGGCGCCCTCCTCGCGGCGGGCGGCGCGCCGCTCGGATGGCTGCGGCCGGGAAGCGCGCTCGCGTCGCTGGTCGTGATGGCGGTCGATGCTTGGCACGTCACGCCGGTCGTGATGCTGATTCTGCTCGCCGGCCTCCAGACGATCCCGCCCGAGCTTTACGAGGCTGCCGCGCTCGACGGCGCGGGCGCGCTCCAGACGTTCCGCCACGTCACGCTGCCGCTGCTGACTCCGGCGCTGGTCGGCGCGCTGGTGCTGCGCGGGGTCGATGCGCTGCGCATCTTCTCGACCACCCTGGTGCTGACCGGCGCCGAAGGCACACCGGTGCTCTCGACCTACGCGTATCTGTTGTGGAGCGACTCGCAGGAGCCGCGCGTCGCGATGGCGGCGGCGATGATGCTGGCGGCGATGGTGACACTGATGGGGCTGGCGGGAATCGCGCTGGGCCGGCGCTTCGGCGCCTCTGGAGTGGCGGCGTGA
- a CDS encoding ABC transporter permease subunit produces the protein MNRRAGAGWAAVRAAIAAAIVLGAALPLYLLLKQAITPERESFAWPPLWLPHRIVGTHLHAVFALPELRGAILLSLGIALLSAALATALGAMLGYAMARSGAGRAAGFGALTAARLLPMIAVAIPLAIGMGRVGLYDSPSGLGLALVHSALALPVAALMVYPAFAALPREVEEAAWLDGASPARVFVLIDLPQARGALAGAFVMAFILSWDEFGYALLIQVTHRTLPPLLYYYMVFGDVGAASALALLMMVPAVCLVIALGPMLRGAMAAGGLR, from the coding sequence ATGAATCGGCGGGCGGGCGCGGGATGGGCGGCGGTGCGCGCGGCGATCGCCGCGGCGATCGTGCTCGGCGCCGCGCTTCCGCTCTACCTGCTGCTTAAGCAGGCGATCACGCCCGAGCGCGAGAGCTTCGCCTGGCCGCCGCTGTGGCTGCCCCATCGGATCGTCGGCACCCATCTGCACGCCGTTTTCGCGCTGCCCGAACTGCGCGGCGCGATCCTGCTGAGTCTCGGCATTGCCCTGCTGAGCGCCGCGCTCGCAACCGCGCTCGGGGCGATGCTCGGCTACGCGATGGCGCGCTCGGGGGCGGGACGCGCGGCCGGCTTCGGCGCGCTGACGGCGGCGCGCCTGCTGCCAATGATCGCGGTCGCGATTCCGCTCGCAATCGGGATGGGGCGTGTCGGGCTGTACGACTCGCCAAGCGGGCTCGGCCTTGCGCTGGTCCATAGCGCGCTCGCGCTGCCGGTGGCGGCGCTGATGGTCTATCCGGCCTTCGCCGCGCTGCCGCGCGAGGTCGAGGAGGCGGCGTGGCTCGACGGCGCCTCGCCCGCGCGCGTCTTTGTGCTGATCGATCTGCCGCAGGCGCGCGGCGCGCTCGCCGGCGCCTTCGTGATGGCGTTCATCCTGAGCTGGGACGAGTTCGGCTACGCGCTGTTGATCCAGGTGACCCATCGCACGCTTCCGCCCCTGCTCTACTACTACATGGTCTTCGGCGACGTCGGCGCGGCGAGCGCGCTTGCGCTGCTGATGATGGTTCCGGCGGTGTGCCTGGTGATCGCGCTCGGCCCGATGCTGCGCGGCGCGATGGCCGCGGGGGGGCTGCGGTGA
- a CDS encoding ABC transporter ATP-binding protein yields the protein MSATREAAAAPVLRLRGVRRRFASGGGLDAIDLEIAAGEFFVLLGPSGCGKSTLLRLVAGLDTPQSGAIELGGRALGDGAGGRGEVAMVFQNFALYPHLSAFDNIAFPLRLRRMGSGEIARRVGAAAKMAGLDLDLGRRPHELSGGERQRVALARALVREPRVVLMDEPLSSLDPQLRQSLRVELKEFHRRTGRTFLYVTHDQTDALTLADRLAVMRAGRIEQVGTPAEVYDRPQTEFVARFVGEPAMNLVRVALAPKREALMLGDARVAVQPPSAVDSDVTLGMRPSDLSVSVSSPHKSPACAADAVEIPGEVEDAEFVGARYLVTVRVGASLSLKAESAERLEPTTPVMLAMRRARLHFFDPASGRRLE from the coding sequence GTGAGCGCCACGCGCGAAGCGGCCGCGGCGCCCGTGCTGCGCCTGCGCGGGGTCCGCCGTCGCTTCGCCTCCGGCGGCGGGCTCGACGCGATCGACCTTGAAATTGCCGCCGGCGAATTCTTCGTCCTGCTCGGGCCGTCCGGATGCGGCAAGAGTACGCTGCTCAGGCTGGTCGCCGGGCTCGACACGCCGCAAAGCGGCGCGATCGAACTGGGCGGGCGCGCGCTCGGCGACGGCGCCGGCGGGCGCGGAGAGGTCGCGATGGTGTTCCAGAATTTCGCGCTCTACCCGCACCTGAGCGCCTTTGACAATATCGCCTTTCCGCTGCGGCTGCGCCGAATGGGGAGCGGAGAGATCGCGCGGCGCGTCGGCGCGGCTGCCAAAATGGCAGGGCTGGATCTCGACCTCGGCCGCCGCCCGCACGAGCTCTCAGGCGGCGAGCGCCAGCGCGTCGCGCTCGCCCGCGCGTTGGTGCGCGAGCCGCGCGTGGTCCTGATGGACGAACCGCTCTCCAGCCTCGACCCGCAGCTACGCCAGAGCCTGCGCGTCGAGCTGAAGGAGTTCCATCGCCGCACCGGCCGCACCTTCCTCTACGTCACCCACGACCAGACCGACGCGCTCACGCTTGCCGACCGGCTCGCGGTGATGCGCGCCGGGCGGATCGAACAGGTCGGCACGCCCGCGGAGGTTTACGATCGTCCGCAGACCGAATTCGTTGCCCGCTTTGTCGGCGAACCGGCGATGAACCTGGTGCGCGTGGCACTCGCGCCCAAGCGCGAGGCGCTGATGCTCGGCGATGCGCGCGTCGCCGTGCAACCGCCGTCGGCGGTCGATAGCGACGTCACGCTCGGCATGCGGCCCAGCGACCTGTCGGTGAGCGTGAGCAGCCCGCACAAGTCCCCGGCTTGCGCCGCCGACGCGGTCGAGATCCCGGGCGAGGTCGAGGATGCCGAGTTCGTGGGTGCCCGCTACCTGGTTACGGTGCGGGTCGGCGCGAGCTTGAGCCTCAAGGCCGAAAGCGCCGAGCGGCTCGAGCCGACGACGCCGGTTATGCTCGCGATGCGCCGCGCGCGGCTGCATTTCTTCGACCCCGCCTCCGGCCGCCGCCTGGAATAG